The Bradyrhizobium sp. CCGB01 genome segment TCCGCGACAAGGGCGTCAATTTCAAGAACCCGCATTCGCTCTTCCCGACGTTCACCATGGCCAACGGCTCGGCGATGTCGACCGGGCATTATCTCGGCGATACCGGCGTGTTCTCCAACACGATCTGGACGAATTACACCTCCGTCCCCGCCGGCGACACCGTGGTCCCCTTCATCGAGAACGACGCCGTGCTCGGCGACATCGACGAGCATTTCAAGGGCGACTATCTCAACGAAGAAACCATCCTGAAGATGGCCCGCGACAAGGGATACAGCACAGCGGCGCTGGGCAAGCACGGCCCGACCTATCAGTTCGACCACACCGACAAGCCCGAAAAGCCCGGCCTGCATTCGGTCGTGTTCGATGACGCCACTGGCGGCAAGAACGGCGTGGCGCTGCCGGACGAGGTCAAGGCGGCGCTGACCAAGGCCGGCCTGCCCCTCGCGACGCCGCCGCGCGGTGACAACTCCAAGGCGGGCGATGCCAAGACGCCCGGCACCGTTGTCGCCAACGTCGCGCAGCAGGCCTATTTCGCCGACGTCGCCACCAAGGTCGTGCTGCCGATGTTCAAGGCGCGCAACAAGCCGTTCGTGCTGGTGTTCTGGTCGCGCGACCCCGACGGCAGCCAGCACAACACCGGCGACAGCCTCAACCAGATCAAGCCCGGCATCAACGGGCCGACCTCGATGGCCGGCATCAAGAACGCCGACGACAACCTCGCCCAGCTCCGCAAGGCGCTGGACGAGCTCGGGCTGGCCGCCAACACCAACATCATGGTCCAGGCCGACCACGGCTTCTCGACGATCTCCAAGGAAAGCAAGACGAGCCCCTCGGCCAAGGTCAGCTATGACGACACGCCGAAGGACTTCTTGCCGATGGGCTTCCTGGCGCTCGATCTCGCGAAAGCGCTCGACCTGCCGCTGTTCGATCCCAACGACAAGAATGCGAAGGTCGAAGGCAACAAGCACCCCAAGGCCGGTAACGGCGTGCTCGGCAAGGATCCGGAGAAGCCCGATCTCGTCGTCGCCACCAATGGCGGCTCGGACCTGATCTATCTGCCGAACAAGGACAAGAAGCTGGCGGCGAAGACCATCAAGGCGCTGCTCGAGCAGGACTACGTCTCCGGCGTGTTCGTCGAGGACTCGCTCGGCCGCTTCCCCGGCACGCTGCCGCTGTCGAGCATCAACCTGCGCGGCAAGTCGGCGACGCCGACGCCGTCGATCGTCGTCAACTTCCGCTCCTATGCCAGCGATTGCGGCGAGGCGCCGACCAACTGCTCGGTGCAGGTCGCCGACACCGTGCTGCGCCAGGGCCAGGGCATGCATGGCAGCTTCAGCCGCGGCGACACCATGAACTTCATGGCCGCGATCGGTCCGGACTTCAAAGCCGGCTATGTCAGCGAGATCCCGGTCAGCAATGCCGACGTCGGCATGACCGCCGCCCAGCTTCTCGGCCTGCGCGGTTCGCAGAACGGCGGCCTCGTCGGCCGCGTGATGTCGGAGGCGTTACCCAACGGCATCGTGCCGAAGGCGTATGCCGGCACGCAGAAGTCCAAGCCTGCCGAGGGCGGCCTGATGACCGTGCTGAATTTCCAGCGTGTCGGCAGCCAGCGCTATTTCGACGCCGCCGGTTTCCCCGGCCGCACGCTGGGGCTCGAGGTGGACCATCTTGGGATGGAGACCGGCAAACAAAAAACGGCGGGGAAATAACCCCGCCGTTGTCTCTCGCGCCTCGCAAGGGGCGCGAGAACATCTCGGATATTACATGCCGATGTCGAACACGTTCGGCAGTTGGCCCGCCAGAGGCAGCGCGGTGGCGCCCAGGAAGGTCGCCACCATGGCCATCAGGCGGCGGTTGTTCTGGCGCTTGCCGCGCATCTGTCCGGCAATCCACTCCAGCATCTCGCTGTTGACCTTGGAGGCGTAGGACGGCGCCCAGCTCTCGATGTCGGACTCCGCGGACAGCGCGACGCTGCGCGGCGGCACCTTCAGACCCGAGGCGCTCGCGGCGTAATGGGCCACGGCCTTGGCCAGCAAATCGTCGAACCGTCCGCCATCGGTGCGCTCGGTTGCAGCTTCGTTGATCTCGAACAGGACCTCCGCTTCGGCCCGGCTGATCGGCTGATCGTTGACGGCGGTGGTGGTCAGGATGCGCGCGCACCAGGCGGTGTCGTCGGCATCGAGCGAGCGGGAGAAATGGACCCGGCCCTTGGTGGTCGGGCCTTCGCCCGTGATCACACCGTCGCGCACGATGGTCAGTGCATGGGCCGAGGTATCGCGGCAGGACGGTTCGAGGGACGGCGACTCAACAGACTTATGCGCAGCGGCAGACATAGTTCACTTCCAGATTTCTTCTGATCGACCAGCATTTTCATGCGGGCGTAAAGGGGTGGTTAACGATTCGATACGGGGATCGCGACTTTTCTCAATGGTTGCCGATTAGTCGCTACGAGGACCATTTCGGTTCCGGAGAGCGTCGGGCGGGCGTGATGCGGGTCATAAAAGGCTTTATCGGGGCAATCGAGACCGTGTGGCCCCGGTGGAGATGTTTCGCCGCAGGCGCGGCTGTAACAGAAAAGTGCTAGAAAATCGGCTCTTCAAAGAAGGAATTCACATTTTACTTGAGGCGGTTCACTTGGCGTTCACTTGGGACCGCAGAGACCTTATACTGGCAGTGACGACAGGGACTAATTCTCAAATAAATTCAATGAGATGAGGTAGAACCATGACACTTCCGATCGGCGCCACCGCCCCCGACTTCGAAGCCGAGACCACCGAAGGGAAGATCAAGTTCCACGACTGGATCGGCAATAGCTGGGCGCTCCTGTTCTCGCACCCCAAGGACTTCACGCCGGTTTGTACGACCGAGCTCGGCGCTCTCGCAAAGCTGAAGCCGGAATTCGACAAGCGCGGCGTCAAGCTGATGGGCCTCTCGGTCGACCCCGTCGACCGCCATTCCAAATGGTCGGAGGACATCAAGGAGACGCAAGGCGCGGCTCCGAACTATCCGATGATCGGCGACACCGACTTCAACGTCTCGAAGCTCTACGAGATGCTGCCGGCCTCGACCTCGGGCGATCCCCTCACCCGCACGCCGGCCGACAACCAGACCGTCCGCAACGTCTTCATCATCGGGCCGGACAAGAAGATCAAGCTGGTGCTGGTCTATCCGATGACCACGGGCCGGAACTTCCAGGAGATCCTGCGCGTCATCGACTCGCTCCAGCTCACCGCCAAGCATCGCGTCGCCACCCCGGCCGACTGGTCGCAGGGCGAGGACGTCATCATCGCCGGCTCGGTCTCCAACGATGAGGCCAAGACGATCTATCCGCAGGGCTGGAAGGAACCGAAGCCCTACATCCGCATCGTGCCGCAGCCTAAATAATCAACTGTCATCCCGGGATGGTCCGAAGGACCAGACCCGGGATCTCGAGATTCCGGGTTCGGTCCTACGGACCGCCCCGGAATGACGACATTGAGTTGCAGGTCAGCCCTCAGGCCGCGTGCACGCGGTCCAGAAAACCGTCGACCTCAGCCTTCAGATGCAGGCTTTCGCCTGACAGCGCCTGGGCGGAGGCAAACATCCGGCTCGACGTCTCGCCGGTCTCGCTCGCGCCCTTGGCGGCATGGCGAACATTCACCGCAACATCAGCCGTGCCCGAGGCCGCAGCGCGAACGCTGGCCGCGATGTTGTGGGTGGCGCTCCTCTGCTGCTCGACCGCAGCCGAGATCGAGCTGGCGATGCCGCTGATGCGCTCGATGGTCTGGCCAATCCCCTTGACCGCCGCGACCGACTCCTCGGTTGCCTGCTGCATGCTCGCGATCTGGTTCGAGATCTCGTCCGTCGCTTTGGCCGTCTGGCCGGCGAGTGTCTTGACCTCCTGAGCCACCACGGCGAAGCCGCGACCGGCATCGCCCGCACGCGCGGCCTCGATGGTCGCGTTCAGCGCCAGCAGGTTGGTCTGCTCGGCGATCGAGGTGATCAGCTTGACGACGTCGCCGATGCGCGCGCCCGCCTCGGAGAGCTGCGCGATGCGCTGGTCGGTCGTCTCGGCCTGTCGCACGGCCTCGGCGGAGATCTCGTTCGACTCCTGCACCCGGCGGGTGATCTCGGAAATCGATTGGGACAGCTCGTCGGAGGCCGCGGCGGCCGAGCGGACATGCTCGGAAGCGCTTTCGGATGCCCCTGCGGACTGCGCCGACAGATCGGCGGTGGAGCGTGCGGTGTCGGTCAGCTGTCGCGCCGCCCGTTCGAACTCACCGGAGGACGTCAGCACCTTGTCGAGGATGCCGCCGACGCTGCCGCGGAACTCTTCGACGAAGTTGCGCAGCTCTGCCTTGCGCTGCTCGGCGGCGGCAGCGGTTGCGGCCGTCTGCTCGCTGCGCAGGCGCGCCCGCTCCAGCGAATTGCTCCTGAACACCGCGACCGTGCGGGCGATCTCGCCGATCTCGTCGGCGCGGTCCTCGCACTCGATCTCGACGTCGCTCTGACCGTTGGCGAGCGCGGTCAGCGAGTGCGTGACCGAGCTGAGCGGCTTGGTGACGCGGCGGACGATCAGCAGGGTCAGCGCCAGAACCAGCAGCGCAGCGAGCCCCGCGGCGACCGCCATGCTGGATATCGCCTGGCTGAGCATGCTCTCGAACTGTGCCATGGCGATGCCGACATAGAGGATCCCGACGACCTTGCCGCCGGCGTCCGCGACCGGGAAATAGGCGGTCATGAAGGATTTACCGAACAGCGTGGCCGGGCCCTTGTAGGCCTCGCCGCGGCGCAGGACGGCCTGCCCGGGATGGTCGGCGGCAAGCTGGGTCCCGACGGCGCGGTCGCCATTTTCCTTCTTCACATTGGTCGAGCGGCGCACGAACTGGCCGCTGGCATCATCGAACACGAACAGCGTCGCGTTGCCCCCGACATAGGACACCGCGCGATCGACGATGCCGTGATCCCTGAACTCCGGCATCTTCGGGATCTCGATGCGCGCGACCGCGCCATCCCGCATGGTGATTTTGGCGTCGGGAACGATCTCGGCGAAGGCCAGCGCCAGCGTGCGCAGATTGACCTCGATGTCGCGCAGCGCTCGATCGTTGAACGCAGAGGTCAGCGACCAGTAGCCGGCGCCGACCACCAGCGCCGTATTCACGGCGATCAGCAGCACCGCACACAGGACGGCGTTGGTACCCAGCTTGAACTGCGGCAGGAACTTCGCCGTGAAAAGGTTTGACATGAATGGAACCACCCCCGGAATTCCTGCATATTCATGCAATCCGCTTACGGCCGCATTAACGACGGTTCACAGCACCTCACCCAGGATGCTTTCCAAATTGTAAACGAGGCTCCCCTGACCACGTCGAGCGCGCCGCCCATCATCGTCTGGTTTCGCGATGACCTTCGCCTGTCCGACCATCCCGCCCTCCATGCTGCCGCCAAGACCGGCGCGCCGGTGATCTGCCTGTATGTGCTGGACGATGCGGCCGGACGCGCGGCGGGCGGCGCGGCGCGCTGGTGGCTGGCGCAGTCGCTGCGCGCGCTCGGCGCCGATATCGCGACGCGCGGCGGATCGCTGATCCTGCGCAAGGGGCCGGCGGCCAGGGTCATCGCCGAGGTGGCGCGCGACAGCGGCGCCGGAGCGGTCTACTGGAACGGGATCGCGCAAGCATCGCATCAGGCCGTCGAGAAACAGCTCGAAGCGGCGCTGGCAAAGCTCGGTGTGGACTCGCAAAGCTTCCCCGGCGACCTGCTAGTCCCGCCCTCGGCGATCCGCAACAAGGAGGGCCGCGGCCTTCGCGTGTTCACGCCGTTCTGGCGGCGGGTGCTGTCGCTCGGCGATCCGCCCAAGCCTCTGCCTGCGCCGAGGGAGCTGCGCGCCGCGCCGAAGCTCGCCGGCGACGCGCTGGAGAGCTGGAAGCTCGAGCCGACCCACCCCGACTGGGCCGGCGGCCTGCGCCAGACCTGGACGCCGGGCGAAGCCGCGGCCCGCGTGCGCCTGCGCGGCTTCCTCAAGCACACCGCGCGCTCCTATGCCGGTGATCGCGACCGCCCGGACCGCGAGGGCACGTCAAGCCTGTCGCCTCACTTGAGGTTCGGCGAGCTCAGCCCGCGCCAGGTCTGGCACGCCGCGCGCTTCGCGGCGGCGGAGAATCCCGCGATCGGCTCCGGCGTCGAGAAGTTCCTGAGCGAGCTCGGCTGGCGCGAGTTCTGCCGCCATCTCCTCCACGATCATCCCGACCTCGCCACCGAAAACCTGCAAGCGAATTTCGATGGCTTCCCCTGGAAGGGCGACAAGAAGGCGCTCGCCGCCTGGCAGCGCGGGCACACGGGCTATCCCATCGTCGATGCCGGCCTGCGCGAGCTCTGGCACACGGGCGTGATGCACAACCGGGTGCGGATGGTGGTGGCGTCCTTCCTGGTCAAGCACCTCCTGATCGACTGGCGCGACGGCGAGAGCTGGTTCTGGGACACGCTGGTCGATGCGGACGCCGGCAGCAATCCGGCCAACTGGCAATGGGTCGCAGGCTGCGGCGCCGACGCCGCGCCCTATTTCCGCGTGTTCAATCCAACTCTGCAGGGCGAGAAGTTCGACCCCGACGGAGCCTATGTCCGGCGCTGGGTGCCGGAGCTGAAGGACGTACCGGCCAAGCTGATCCACCAGCCCTGGCAGGCAACGCCGATCGAGCTTGCGAGCGTCGGCGTCGCGCTCGGCAAGACCTATCCGCAGCCGATCGTCGATCACGCGAAAGGACGCGAGCGCGCGCTCGCCGCCTACGCAAAGATCCGCAAAGGTTGAGCGTTGCTTTGACACAATTTTGAAACCCGCTATCGTCATCGCTCCATACAAACCGTGGGGGACGATATGGACGACGAGAAGCCGATCACCGACCAGGCGATGGACACGATCACCACAGCCGTGGAAGCGACCAAGGAAGCCGCAGTCATCGCCGTCAAGAAGGTCAGGAAAGCCGCCAAGAAGGTTGCGAAGAAAGTAGCGCCGAAGAAGGCTTCCAAGAAGAAGGCCAAGAAAACTTCGAAGAAGGCCGCCAAGAAGGCTTCGAAGAAGGCGGCAAAGAAGTCGTCGAAGAAAGCGGCCAAGAAGGCCGCGAAGAAGGCTGCCAAGAAAGCCACCAAGTCAAAAAAGAAGGCCAAAAAGGCCAAGCGCTGAGGCACAACGCTCGGAGTCTCCGGGGGCCGGCGTGCCCGGAGACTCCTCCCTACCCTCGCCGTTTTGCGGCGCGCCGACCCGGGTGATGCTCGCCTTGCGGATCGCGAAATTCGCTGCGATGACCGCGCCGGTCTTCGGCATTGAACCGCCGCCGCTTCTCGGGTGAGCCGAACTGCTTGATCACCCGCTTGCCGTTGACCTTCTTGATGACGTAGCCGCCCTCGGTCATGGAGAACGGTGCCTTGAGCGATCCCATGTGGTCGAATTTGGTGCCGCGGGGATGCTCGAACGGCTCGAACCAGGACGGATAGACGAAGTTCGACATCGGAAAGCCGTTGACGAGGAAAGCCTCCTCCTCGACGGCGTCGCAGACCTCGTAGGCATATTGGGTGTGCCGGGTCTTGTCGGCCCACAGATTGGCCATGGGATCGAGCACCATCTCGAACAATTCGTGAGACGCAGCCAGGCTGACCGGCTCATCCTCACTCAGCGCCTTGAGGAAGATCTTCGAGATCGGCTGTCCCCGATGCGTCAGCTCATGCCGCCCGAGGAAGTTCTCGTGGGTGGCATCGTCGAAATAGACCAGCTGCCAGTCGGACGGCTTCGGCCTGCGGGTGACGTCGAGATCGACGGGATAGCCCCATACGGGGAGGAAATGCTCGTCGTAGCATTTCTGCAACGCGGCCGTGAGCCTCGCCATCTTCCGGTCGCTCATCATCTCTTCCGCGTAGTTGATGCAGGCAATCCGGACCGGCTTCAGGGACCTGCCGAGCAGCGCACGTCTGGCCTTCTTCATGAAATCACCATGTGAAAGGGAAGCTGAAATCAGCCCAGCCTAGCACGAGCGCGCACCGCACGTCAGGGATGCATTCCGGCGCACCACTTGTTGACCTAGAAGCGCCGGTTGACCACGAACACCGCCGCCGCGCACATCGCCATGCCGGCAATCGCCAGCGCATCGAGCTTCTCGCCGAACAGCAGATAGGCCATCAATGCCGTGACGGCGGG includes the following:
- a CDS encoding alkaline phosphatase family protein gives rise to the protein MRRSLLLLSAGLTVLSTGLASAQNNTPRNLILFIPDGLRALKVTPETAPAMAEVRDKGVNFKNPHSLFPTFTMANGSAMSTGHYLGDTGVFSNTIWTNYTSVPAGDTVVPFIENDAVLGDIDEHFKGDYLNEETILKMARDKGYSTAALGKHGPTYQFDHTDKPEKPGLHSVVFDDATGGKNGVALPDEVKAALTKAGLPLATPPRGDNSKAGDAKTPGTVVANVAQQAYFADVATKVVLPMFKARNKPFVLVFWSRDPDGSQHNTGDSLNQIKPGINGPTSMAGIKNADDNLAQLRKALDELGLAANTNIMVQADHGFSTISKESKTSPSAKVSYDDTPKDFLPMGFLALDLAKALDLPLFDPNDKNAKVEGNKHPKAGNGVLGKDPEKPDLVVATNGGSDLIYLPNKDKKLAAKTIKALLEQDYVSGVFVEDSLGRFPGTLPLSSINLRGKSATPTPSIVVNFRSYASDCGEAPTNCSVQVADTVLRQGQGMHGSFSRGDTMNFMAAIGPDFKAGYVSEIPVSNADVGMTAAQLLGLRGSQNGGLVGRVMSEALPNGIVPKAYAGTQKSKPAEGGLMTVLNFQRVGSQRYFDAAGFPGRTLGLEVDHLGMETGKQKTAGK
- a CDS encoding peroxiredoxin; the protein is MTLPIGATAPDFEAETTEGKIKFHDWIGNSWALLFSHPKDFTPVCTTELGALAKLKPEFDKRGVKLMGLSVDPVDRHSKWSEDIKETQGAAPNYPMIGDTDFNVSKLYEMLPASTSGDPLTRTPADNQTVRNVFIIGPDKKIKLVLVYPMTTGRNFQEILRVIDSLQLTAKHRVATPADWSQGEDVIIAGSVSNDEAKTIYPQGWKEPKPYIRIVPQPK
- a CDS encoding methyl-accepting chemotaxis protein, with the protein product MSNLFTAKFLPQFKLGTNAVLCAVLLIAVNTALVVGAGYWSLTSAFNDRALRDIEVNLRTLALAFAEIVPDAKITMRDGAVARIEIPKMPEFRDHGIVDRAVSYVGGNATLFVFDDASGQFVRRSTNVKKENGDRAVGTQLAADHPGQAVLRRGEAYKGPATLFGKSFMTAYFPVADAGGKVVGILYVGIAMAQFESMLSQAISSMAVAAGLAALLVLALTLLIVRRVTKPLSSVTHSLTALANGQSDVEIECEDRADEIGEIARTVAVFRSNSLERARLRSEQTAATAAAAEQRKAELRNFVEEFRGSVGGILDKVLTSSGEFERAARQLTDTARSTADLSAQSAGASESASEHVRSAAAASDELSQSISEITRRVQESNEISAEAVRQAETTDQRIAQLSEAGARIGDVVKLITSIAEQTNLLALNATIEAARAGDAGRGFAVVAQEVKTLAGQTAKATDEISNQIASMQQATEESVAAVKGIGQTIERISGIASSISAAVEQQRSATHNIAASVRAAASGTADVAVNVRHAAKGASETGETSSRMFASAQALSGESLHLKAEVDGFLDRVHAA
- a CDS encoding deoxyribodipyrimidine photo-lyase, which encodes MTTSSAPPIIVWFRDDLRLSDHPALHAAAKTGAPVICLYVLDDAAGRAAGGAARWWLAQSLRALGADIATRGGSLILRKGPAARVIAEVARDSGAGAVYWNGIAQASHQAVEKQLEAALAKLGVDSQSFPGDLLVPPSAIRNKEGRGLRVFTPFWRRVLSLGDPPKPLPAPRELRAAPKLAGDALESWKLEPTHPDWAGGLRQTWTPGEAAARVRLRGFLKHTARSYAGDRDRPDREGTSSLSPHLRFGELSPRQVWHAARFAAAENPAIGSGVEKFLSELGWREFCRHLLHDHPDLATENLQANFDGFPWKGDKKALAAWQRGHTGYPIVDAGLRELWHTGVMHNRVRMVVASFLVKHLLIDWRDGESWFWDTLVDADAGSNPANWQWVAGCGADAAPYFRVFNPTLQGEKFDPDGAYVRRWVPELKDVPAKLIHQPWQATPIELASVGVALGKTYPQPIVDHAKGRERALAAYAKIRKG
- a CDS encoding histone, with amino-acid sequence MDDEKPITDQAMDTITTAVEATKEAAVIAVKKVRKAAKKVAKKVAPKKASKKKAKKTSKKAAKKASKKAAKKSSKKAAKKAAKKAAKKATKSKKKAKKAKR